A genomic window from Triticum urartu cultivar G1812 chromosome 7, Tu2.1, whole genome shotgun sequence includes:
- the LOC125521392 gene encoding uncharacterized protein LOC125521392, producing MGGVMEADGRKDGDTPAAAAQRGEASLGVSVQEGLQHAKASVVGAVQQAMAGSEEEAAQADLRAAKAQVEATDEAEVKKKQLAAG from the coding sequence ATGGGCGGGGTGATGGAGGCCGACGGTAGGAAGGACGGCGAcacgccggcggcggcggcgcagaggGGCGAGGCGTCGTTGGGCGTGTCCGTGCAGGAGGGGCTGCAGCACGCCAAGGCCAGCGTGGTCGGCGCGGTGCAGCAGGCGATGGCGGGgagcgaggaggaggcggcgcagGCGGACCTGCGCGCGGCCAAGGCGCAGGTGGAGGCCACCGACGAGGCCGAGGTCAAGAAGAAGCAACTCGCCGCCGGTTGA